Proteins co-encoded in one Quercus robur chromosome 8, dhQueRobu3.1, whole genome shotgun sequence genomic window:
- the LOC126693931 gene encoding TIR-only protein-like — MQMFREIMHRSPALKFQSRLFSNRSKTQLAKRVIKPTCDVFLNHRGIDTKRTIATLLYDYLSRFNLRPFLDNKTMKPGDKLFEKIDSAIHGCKVGVAMFSPNYCQSYFCLHELALIMETKKKVIPIFCDIKPSQLRVPRNVVSDKKELRRFNWALDEAKNTVGLTFDSYKGNLSEVVTSASEIVIKSLIELENEERLMYKNFSSPNKTPVPLMPTKSILKEY, encoded by the exons ATGCAAATGTTTAGAGAAATCATGCATCGTTCACCAGCCTTGAAATTCCAAAGCCGATTATTCTCCAACAGAAGCAAAACCCAGTTGGCCAAACGTGTGATTAAACCCACATGTGATGTTTTCCTTAACCATAGAGGGATTGACACAAAGCGAACAATAGCCACTTTGCTCTATGATTATCTTTCCAGGTTTAACCTACGTCCTTTCTTGGACAACAAAACTATGAAGCCAGGAGacaaattatttgaaaagatTGATAGTGCAATACATGGCTGCAAGGTAGGCGTAGCAATGTTTTCGCCTAATTACTGTCAGTCGTACTTTTGTCTTCATGAACTGGCTCTAATCATGGAGACCAAGAAGAAGGTCATACCTATATTTTGTGACATTAAGCCTTCTCAACTACGTGTTCCAAGAAATGTAGTATCTGACAAGAAGGAACTTCGGAGGTTTAACTGGGCTCTTGATGAGGCTAAGAACACCGTGGGTCTTACCTTTGACTCCTACAAGGG GAACTTGTCAGAAGTTGTAACAAGTGCTTCAGAAATTGTGATCAAGAGCTTGATAGAGCTTGAGAATGAAGAGCGTTTGATGTATAAAAATTTCAGCTCTCCTAATAAAACACCAGTACCATTGATGCCAACCAAATCAATATTGAAGGAATATTGA